One Indicator indicator isolate 239-I01 chromosome Z, UM_Iind_1.1, whole genome shotgun sequence genomic window carries:
- the ENC1 gene encoding ectoderm-neural cortex protein 1 produces MSVSMHENRKSRASTGSINIYLFHKSSYADSVLTHLNLLRQQRLFTDVLLHAGNRSFPCHRAVLAACSRYFEAMFSGGLKESQDNEVNFHNSIHPEVLELLLDYAYSSRVIINEENAESLLEAGDMLEFQDIRDACAEFLEKNLHPTNCLGMLLLSDAHQCTKLYELSWRMCLSNFQSISKSEDFLQLPKDMVVQLLSSEELEIEDERLVYESAINWVNYNLSKRHCYLPELLQAVRLALLPAIYLMQNVATEELITKQRKSKEILEESIICKLKILQNDGVVTSLCARPRKTGHSLFLLGGQTFMCDKLYLVDQKAKEIIPKADIPSPRKEFSACAIGCKVYITGGRGSENGVSKDVWVYDTLHEEWSKAAPMLVARFGHGSAELKHCLYVVGGHTAATGCLPASPSVSLKQVEQYDPVTNKWTMVAPLREGVSNAAVVSAKLKLFAFGGTSVSHDKLPKVQCYDQCENRWTVPATCPQPWRYTAAAVLGNQIFIMGGDTEFSACSAYKFNSEAYQWTKVGDVTAKRMSCHAVASGNKLYVVGGYFGIQRCKTLDCYDPTLDVWNSITTVPYSLIPTAFVSTWKHLPS; encoded by the coding sequence ATGTCAGTCAGCATGCATGAAAATCGCAAATCTAGGGCCAGTACTGGCTCCATAAACATATACTTGTTCCACAAGTCATCCTATGCTGATAGTGTCCTTACACACCTGAACCTTCTGCGTCAGCAGCGTCTCTTTACAGATGTACTTCTCCATGCTGGGAACAGGTCATTCCCCTGCCACAGAGCTGTTCTAGCTGCTTGTAGCCGCTATTTTGAAGCAATGTTCAGCGGAGGACTGAAAGAGAGCCAAGACAATGAAGTCAACTTCCATAATTCGATTCACCCAGAAGTCTTGGAGCTTCTTCTGGACTATGCATATTCCTCGAGAGTTATCATCAACGAGGAGAATGCGGAGTCACTGCTGGAGGCTGGTGACATGCTGGAGTTTCAGGACATACGGGATGCTTGTGCAGAATTTTTGGAGAAAAACCTTCATCCCACCAACTGTCTTGgtatgctgctgctgtcagatgCTCACCAGTGCACCAAGCTGTATGAACTCTCTTGGAGGATGTGCCTTAGCAACTTTCAGAGTATCAGTAAAAGCGAAGACTTCCTCCAGCTGCCAAAAGACATGGTAGTGCAGCTCCTTTCCAGTGAAGAACTAGAAATTGAGGATGAAAGACTGGTGTATGAATCAGCTATCAACTGGGTCAACTATAACTTGAGTAAGCGTCACTGTTACTTGCCTGAGCTATtgcaggcagtgaggctggCCCTCTTGCCAGCCATATACCTTATGCAGAATGTGGCCACAGAAGAACTTATCaccaagcaaagaaaaagcaaagagattTTAGAAGAATCAATAATATGCAAGTTAAAAATCTTACAGAATGATGGAGTGGTCACTAGTTTGTGTGCCAGACCCCGTAAAACTGGtcattcactttttcttttgggTGGCCAAACATTTATGTGTGACAAGCTGTACCTTGTAGACCAAAAAGCAAAGGAGATCATTCCAAAGGCTGACATACCAAGTCCACGGAAAGAGTTCAGTGCTTGTGCCATAGGCTGCAAGGTGTATATCACAGGGGGACGAGGGTCAGAAAATGGAGTCTCCAAAGATGTGTGGGTGTATGACACCCTTCATGAGGAGTGGTCGAAGGCTGCTCCTATGCTGGTAGCTCGGTTTGGGCATGGCTCTGCTGAACTTAAGCACTGTTTGTATGTAGTAGGAGGGCACACTGCAGCAACTGGTTGTCTTCCAGCTTCTCCTTCAGTATCCTTAAAACAAGTAGAGCAATATGACCCCGTGACCAACAAATGGACGATGGTTGCCCCACTGCGAGAGGGAGTGAGCAATGCAGCAGTAGTCAGTGCAAAGCTTAAGTTGTTTGCTTTCGGAGGTACCAGTGTTAGCCATGATAAACTGCCCAAAGTTCAGTGCTATGACCAATGTGAAAACAGATGGACAGTACCCGccacctgcccccagccctggcgctacacagctgcagctgttctGGGTAACCAGATTTTTATTATGGGTGGAGATACAGAATTCTCTGCGTGCTCTGCTTATAAATTCAACAGTGAGGCATACCAGTGGACTAAGGTGGGAGATGTGACAGCTAAGCGAATGAGCTGCCACGCAGTGGCGTCTGGAAACAAATTGTACGTGGTTGGAGGCTACTTTGGCATTCAAAGGTGCAAAACATTGGACTGCTACGATCCCACATTAGATGTATGGAACAGCATAACAACTGTGCCCTATTCGTTAATTCCCACAGCATTTGTCAGCACATGGAAGCACCTCCCCTCATAA